ATCTGCGGATGCTTCTGAAGTAATGCGAATCCGGGTCTCTCCACCCGCGATGCTGACAAATTCACCACCGCCATTGCGATCTACGGCTGCCTCCAGTCGCGCCATTGTAGTCGAGTCATAAACTTCAGCACCTGGACCACCTCCGCAGCGATCACCGATTCGCAATCTGACCCAATCTCCCTTTCGAAGGGCCCCTTTCGACACGCGAACCCTCGCAACTTCGGGTTCGTGACCATGGTCGGAATTGACAGTCAGGTCCAGCCTGGCGTCAGAATTTGACTCCATTGTCACATAGTCGCGTCCCAGTAGGTTATTCAGCTGAGGGGCGTGGCCCATGAGGAATCCGCGGCGGAAGAAGCAGAATCCTCCACCATCCTGCACATCCGCTGCAGCAGTAAATGTGATCTCCCACGTGCCGACTTTCCCAGCAGGCAGATTGAATGTGGATCCCGATGCAACAGAACCATCTGCACCCCGAAACAGGACCTCAAATCCATCGGGTTCATCCCCGGGAATCGAGGCATGGATCCACTCTATGCGAGCGTTTTTTGACATACGGTATCATCCGTTAATTCAGAAAGCCGCGAACGGTTGTCATATACCTTCTGAAATGCCTCTGCCGTTTGTTCGATCCAGATCGGATCGGGATCTACAGGGGTAGATAGCCAGAAGCACGTGCTATGTATCCTTTCGCTGATCGGCAGGCTGCCCGGTCGATACGATTTTCTCGCGTTATCTGGAAGATATCCCCAGGGACCCCCAAGGCCCTCGAATGAGAAATCGTTGAACAGTGACTCCAGATGCATCACACCATACCCGTAAGGCGTTATCTCCGGTTTTGTCCGCACCCCTTCGGCTACCAGCGCTTCCAGAACTTTCGACACGGGTACTCCATAGGCTTCGGGATCGACCAGACCCGCATACAACAGGAGACCGCCGCGGGTAGCCTTTGGATAGGCCTTCTGAGTCTCAACCCCCTCTACATTCTCGAGAAGCTCGTCCATTTGTGCAAACCACTTTCGGCGCTTTTTGTTGAGCTCTGAAAGGCGTTCGAGCCGCCCTCGAGCCATCGCGATACCAAAAGGATTCGCCCTGTATTTGACGCCCAGGCCCATGTTGTGCAATCTCTTAAACCGATCGGTTTTCCACGATCCCCCACAACGACCGTACTGTCCCAATGCCATCATCTGATCATAGAGATCATCGTCATCTGTCACCACCACCCCTGCCTCCAATCCCGTAACTGGCTTGCTGCCCTGCAGACTGAAGCACCCAATGTGGCCAATGCCGCCCACTGGCTTGCCATCCCACAGAGCGCCGTGTGCGTGAGAGGCGTCTTCAATCAGCTTGATATCGGTTCCCGCGATCAGGTCCAGCAGTCCATCCATATCCGCCGGATTCCCATAGACGTGTGTGACGACAATCGCGCATGTCCTGTCTGTGATTCGTTGCTTTACATCTTCCGGATCCGCACAGAAGGTGTTCGGATCTACCTCGCAGAATACGGGTGTTGCGCCGCAGTGGAGGATGGGTGAAATCGTGGCATGCCAGGTGACTGATGGCACGATCACTTCTTTGCCAACACCGGCACCTGCAGCAAAAATGGCCGAGTGCAAAGCTGCGGTTCCATTGCACGTACAGATCGCGTGCTGGGTCTTTACCAGTTTGCTGAAATCAGATTCGAAGAGCTCGAGATGTCGCCGGGCTATCTTCGGATCGTCCAGTACCTCGTTCACGTACGACTTTTCAAGCGGGCCGATATTTTCCCACCCATCTCCTACTGGAGCCGTAACGGCCTTTGGGCCTCCTTCAATTGCCAGAAGTGATTGTGCCATGGTATTCTCCTAAAGTAATCTTTACCCTGGTTGAGATATTTGGAATGAAAAAAGGTCCTTATCCGTCCAGCCCTCTATTCCATTTGTATAAAAGCCATTTGCTCAGCGCCTGCCCATCTCCAATTTGCCACGCCCAATCTTCGAGTTTCCCGAACAGCATCCGCAGCACTTCTTCCAGCCCGGGTTCGCGGAGCCTGTTGTTTATTTCGTCTGGATCAGAGGGACGATGATAGAGTTCCGGAGGTCGCTCTGAGTTGACGATCAGTTTCCATTCATTTGTTACAATACACCTTTCAAACATCGTAGGGTCACTTTCCGGAGGACAGTAGAGACCATCCTGACGATATGGATGGTTCTGAATATAAACAGAGTCACGCCATGGACCTTTGCCAGAAAGCAGGAGTTCTCTCGCGCTGTGACCGTGCAGGCCATCGGGAATGTCTAACCCGCAGAGATCCAGGATGGTGGGCACCAGGTCTGCGTGACTGACGAGTTCGCTTCGGACTCCAGGTTTGATCTTTCCGATCCAGTAGAAGATCAGAGGAATTCTGCTCGCCGTATCGTAGCAATTCCGTTTTGGCTGAGGATTCCATCGATAGACAAAATCATGCCCGTGATCCGATGTATATACAATCAAGGTGTTTTGCTCGAGGCCCAAAGCATTCAGGACATCCACCATCCGGCCAACGTTTTCATCAATTCTGTTAACCATTGCATAGTACGTGGGGTACTGGACCTTTCCCTGAAATCGCTCGCAGTTTTCCGGGGGAGCGGTCCACGGTGTGTGCGGAGGCCGGAAAGATACGATCAAGCAGAATGGATTCTGGTGGTGTTCGCGAATAAACTGGATTCCGCGGTCGAACTCGAAGTCAACACGGTACTCGCCTGGTTCTTCACGACCAAAATCGGGAATTGCAGACTCGTGATTGTCGGGCACGGTCCATTTCTTCATGGGCTCTCCAACCCATTGTGATTCACTCCCGTCATGACCTTGCCAGACATCAAAGTAGTCCGGAGGAGGCTGGATCGGTCTTCCCGATACAGGTCGATCGAAAGGCTCAGGCGTCGGACCTAGATGCCATTTACCGACGTAGCCGGTGGTGTAACCCATATCGTGCAGGAGCCTCGGAAAAGATGTTGTGTGGTCGGTCAAAGTCACATCGTTGTCCCAGACCTCAGTCTTGTGGGGAAATAGTCCCGTCAGGATTGAAGATCGGGCCGCGGAACAGAGAGGCTGGGTCACAAAAGCCGATTCAAAACAGGCACCTTCACTTGCCAGTCGGTCGATATGAGGAGAAATCGCATTCCGATTGCCGTAACATCCCAATGAATCAAACCTCTGTTGATCAGGAAGGATCAGGATGATGTTGGGAGGTCTCCCTTCTGTCTCACCTATATTTTTACCTCTGGTCCAATCGTCCGATTGCCGCTGGTCCATCTCCTATCTCCTATTTTCCAATGCCAGAATTTGACCCGAGAGCCAGTCGGTCTGTTTTATACGCAGAGACTCAAGTCAGAGATGCCCGCCAGACTCCAGGATACGCTCTTCCACTCTGAGAGGGGTCGGTCGGAGTCCAAAATCTCTCCACCCCCAGTCCACATGGATTTTGGGCATGTCGAATTCAAAATACCAGCGAATACTGATGGGATCTCGATCGATACCAAAATATCCGAGGAAAAGCGCACATTTTCCGGTGACCTCCTCGATTACGTCGAAAGGGGTCAAATCGTGAAACTCCTCGATCTCTTCTTCCACCTCCAGGTAACGGTAAAGATCGGCTTCGTAAGACTCCGCCTGGTTGGGCCTGAAGCTCGTGAGATCAAGAGGCTCGTGCGCGTTCCACCTGGGCAGGTCATCTTGCTCAGATCCATCCGGACAGAAGGTCCAGATTGGCGTGGACCATGCATATTCACCGTCGATTTGGCGGAGACGAACGTAATAGGCTCCCTCTCGCAGCGGTATCTCGTCGGCATAGGTCAGATCTATATCGAGTGCATCGGGATGCCATGAGTGGAGA
Above is a genomic segment from Gemmatimonadota bacterium containing:
- a CDS encoding DegT/DnrJ/EryC1/StrS family aminotransferase, which codes for MAQSLLAIEGGPKAVTAPVGDGWENIGPLEKSYVNEVLDDPKIARRHLELFESDFSKLVKTQHAICTCNGTAALHSAIFAAGAGVGKEVIVPSVTWHATISPILHCGATPVFCEVDPNTFCADPEDVKQRITDRTCAIVVTHVYGNPADMDGLLDLIAGTDIKLIEDASHAHGALWDGKPVGGIGHIGCFSLQGSKPVTGLEAGVVVTDDDDLYDQMMALGQYGRCGGSWKTDRFKRLHNMGLGVKYRANPFGIAMARGRLERLSELNKKRRKWFAQMDELLENVEGVETQKAYPKATRGGLLLYAGLVDPEAYGVPVSKVLEALVAEGVRTKPEITPYGYGVMHLESLFNDFSFEGLGGPWGYLPDNARKSYRPGSLPISERIHSTCFWLSTPVDPDPIWIEQTAEAFQKVYDNRSRLSELTDDTVCQKTLA
- a CDS encoding sulfatase-like hydrolase/transferase; this translates as MDQRQSDDWTRGKNIGETEGRPPNIILILPDQQRFDSLGCYGNRNAISPHIDRLASEGACFESAFVTQPLCSAARSSILTGLFPHKTEVWDNDVTLTDHTTSFPRLLHDMGYTTGYVGKWHLGPTPEPFDRPVSGRPIQPPPDYFDVWQGHDGSESQWVGEPMKKWTVPDNHESAIPDFGREEPGEYRVDFEFDRGIQFIREHHQNPFCLIVSFRPPHTPWTAPPENCERFQGKVQYPTYYAMVNRIDENVGRMVDVLNALGLEQNTLIVYTSDHGHDFVYRWNPQPKRNCYDTASRIPLIFYWIGKIKPGVRSELVSHADLVPTILDLCGLDIPDGLHGHSARELLLSGKGPWRDSVYIQNHPYRQDGLYCPPESDPTMFERCIVTNEWKLIVNSERPPELYHRPSDPDEINNRLREPGLEEVLRMLFGKLEDWAWQIGDGQALSKWLLYKWNRGLDG